The genomic segment CGATGCCTTTAGAGCAAGTGGGCACGCCATATCTTCTGAAATGATGGtctgggttagatattaggataaACAGAGGCtttctgtttggacccacatgtaagttcttctcctccctactctataaagggatgaggaccccgtttgtAAGACATGGCATATCGAGTCTAGGAACCagctagaacatcatctgtaatcaacTGAGATCATACACACACAgcatgtagggctattatcctccgggaggtccgaacctgtataactccatGTGTCCTTGAGTTCGCTATCGACACATACGACCAGTTCCTGAAACTTCATTCACGCACCTACTATCcagcataccccggaatcattatcagggattaacctTCGACACTATTATTATTAAACCTCTATCTATTCTTGGTGAAAATATTTATAGCCACCAGTTCCAATACTTAGCATGCCTTGCATAGTGTCTTCCCTCTCATCTTTTCCAAGGATTGGCTTATCCAATCCTGGTGACCTTGGCTCTGATTGCCTAAAACACTAAGGAGATTGCAGTTTTCCATCCGGGTGCCAGGTTTGAGTCGAGTGGTGGCTTGGCATACTCATtaagaaggagactaaggaaattgtACGTCTATCTTCCGTAAGTACCTTCGAAACTCCAGCTGTAGATGACATCTTCATAGTGTCTCTTTTACTAGGGCATATCGGTGTTGTAGATCCACAGTGAGTTTGAGACGAGGAAATTATTAGAGTACTCATCTTTGTGTGTTATACGCGTGCTCATCTAGGGGCTTTTCCGTCATTAGCTATCCCATGTTTCATTGTACATGTCAAGCATCTTCTGTCGTTGACTCAAGAGTCAAATTGCTTTATAACTTATCGATGCTTTAAGCAAAAGGCGGGTTCCGACACGCCTGCTCTGAGTGATTCAGTACATAGCTTTGCACGTGTTTGAAACGATCATGGCAAGTGGCggacttcttttttctttttctttttttttctttcacttcCATACCTAAAAGTCGAAAAGAGACTCTCAAATACACCCAGGATAAATAGATTTGAGTCCCCTTCGCTCCTACGGTGGATCCACCCCTAATGGTGGCTCGTGGGTCTCGTTTCCATGGCCGGGGTCTTCACTTGAGTCTTCTCCCCGGCCGTGATCGCCGGTGGCAAGACAGGACAGACAGAGGGCTCCATGCTTCCCTGCAGCTAGCGGGCCAATCGCGAGGACCTTTAACCGAGTCCTTTCCACGGCGTGATTTGCGGGTCAGCCTTTATCATTTTTCTTCGTTCGTTCAATTTAAAAAAGCAGCAGAAGAAAAACAGTCCGAGGACACTCGCGTCATAGATACATTTCATTTCAAtggtcacaaaaaaaaaagtgagccCGACTTCAAGGAAAAGAAGACTGGCGACTTCTTTACATAGAGCACTATTTTCCATGCATAAAAGAAGACAGGCAACTTCTTTACATAGTATATCtggtaataataaataataatagcTTTAAATGCAAATTTTGTAGTACAAACATCACCCACGCAAACCATTCTCGGATAAGGATATGTTTTTTTGTCTTCGAAGCTTCATGCAGCACTATTTCCcatatctgtttttttttaaaaactttattaactcttatagTTACATCAGAAAGGAGCCAGCCTCAAGGTTAGTTGAAGAAGACTTTTACGGTACACCTAAATAAGTGCATGCCGTctattttcttcatccggtAGTTTAGATTGGCCCAATAATACTCTATCGCCCACcagtatcataggtatcattaaagagtatcataggtattataagggtaggattggaaaaaaacatgataaacttgtaaattatatgtttaattagggaaggtcaaaatgttagtttattcttcggataagctttcacttattctgttcatttcatttattagggttttcaccctccgtcggccggtcgatgatgggtggcgaaggtccgaagtccggccagtcaatgacgtaattacccctaagggtaccaagataattacaataatacctactaaaatagacggttggatcacaataATGACACTCTATaccatctagtatcatggtgtactgtaaatgTTCTCTAGTTGAATCGGAGCATAATTAAGTGCTCAAGTACTTAGGTTTAGTTTTTGTTGGCTTCAATTGGCGTACCGATGCAACGAGAGGGGACAGCGTGTATGCGCTTTCCAGGACCTCAACTGCTACATACTCTCCCTGGGATAGCTTGAAGATGTTCTTCTTTCTGTCGATGATCTTCATCGTCCCATCGGGTTGCCACTCTCCAATATCACCTGCATACATAATTAAGGTGATGGCAAGTTTCTGACAAATTAATCATCTTCACTAACTGATCATTCAGTAAGCTAGAAGGAAGTGAGAAATAATTCTGCACCTGTACGGAACCAGCCATCTGATAACACTTCTTCAGTGAGGTCAGGGCGCTTGTAGTACCCAGAGAACAAGGTGTGGTCCCTCAAGCAGATCTCACCCCGGGGCGTGTCTGACAGCGCGTCGTAGCCCATTTCAGGGACGGACTCCAGTCGTGCCTCGATCGTCGTGACAGGAGGGCCAACTGTTCCAATCATTGAGAAAACATTGGCAATAGACGTGAAGCATCCTGCACAACTCTCTGTGAGCCCTGCATATCAATATGACAAGTGAGGCCACATGGTTCTCAAGACCAGACGTGTAACTAGACTACTAGAGTTCTGTTAAGAATTTAAGAAATCCAATACTGATTTGGACAGATGAAGAAACATTGGTTGGCATATTGCCATCCATAAGAACTGAACTAAATCGTGCTAAGATGCTAATATGGTCTGAAGCTCTTACCGTATCCTTGTAGTAAGACACTGTAGCTGGTTACCCGCATGAACTCTTCGATGTGCCTTGGCAAAGGTGCTGCTCCTGCTAGCATGAGATGTATACGGCCTCCAAGTCCTTCCTTTATCTGCTCCTGCTAGCATCAGATATAATTCACGTAAATGAACCATTTCTTCAGTTTCAGACATTACCTGTTTAATTTCACTGCATCTAAGTCTCGATCATGATATTTTGAGGCTAAATCACTTAAGCATTGTCCTCTATCATATTATCATTCTTATCTTACCCACTATAACTCTTCTCTTTTACCCGTTCACCTTTAGGCATCATTAACAATTGACCTGGgtgaagagaaaaaggagttgCTGCATTCTGAGTTAGAGATgtatagaaggaaaaaaaattgagtcACTGGTTAATCTGCAACAAGAACGAAATGGCCTGATTGAACCGAAGAAAGACCTCGCCATACAGCCTGGAATGTATGTTTCGCTTCCTCCCAGCGTGCCAGCTACAGTTGCA from the Phragmites australis chromosome 19, lpPhrAust1.1, whole genome shotgun sequence genome contains:
- the LOC133900736 gene encoding probable CoA ligase CCL6, with amino-acid sequence MLAGAAPLPRHIEEFMRVTSYSVLLQGYGLTESCAGCFTSIANVFSMIGTVGPPVTTIEARLESVPEMGYDALSDTPRGEICLRDHTLFSGYYKRPDLTEEVLSDGWFRTGDIGEWQPDGTMKIIDRKKNIFKLSQGEYVAVEVLESAYTLSPLVASVRQLKPTKTKPKYLST